A segment of the Romboutsia sp. 13368 genome:
TTGTTGTAAATGTAATGGTTTAAGCTGATTTTCTATTTCTATATATATATCATCTATTCTTTCTAAATTTTCTTTAGTATGCTTTAGATTTCTTTCAGCTTCTTGTTTTTTATATCTAAACTTAGATATACCACAAGCTTCATCAAATACCTTTCTCCTATTTACAGGATTATTGCTAAGAATCTCATCAACTTTACCTTGTTCTATAATTGAATATCCATCCTTACCTATACCTGTATCTAATAATATTTCCTTTATATCTTTTAGCCTACAACTTTTGTTGTTTAAGAAAAATTCGCTTTCTCCATTTCTGTAAGCTCTTCTTTTTATTGTTATTTCACTAAATCCTAAATCTAACTTATTATCACAATTATCTACAGTTATAGCTACTTCACAGTAATTCATTGCTTTTTTAGTCTCTGTTCCTACAAATATTACATCCTCTAACTTATCACCCCTAAGACTTTTAGCACTTTGTTCTCCTAAAACCCACCTAACAGCATCTGATATATTACTTTTACCACTTCCATTAGGTCCTACTATAGCAGTTATTCCCTCATTAAAAACTATCTCTGTTTTTGTAGGAAATGACTTAAATCCTTTTATTTCTAGCCTTTTTAAATACAACGTCATCTCTCCCTTCAAAGATAAAACTAAAGGTTATATATTTTGTATAAATTCTCATAAATATCATTCATACTTATTTTTATTTCTATTTTATCATCTAATATTATTTCTAATGTATTTATATCTATATTTGATTCTTTAGTCTTTAATACTATATTTAACTGACTTTTCATATAATTAGCATTACTTTTTTTATTACCTATTATCTTAGATACATTCTTTTTATTTGTTTTTACAATCATATTACTTTTAACCTTATTTTCTATAACAATAGATTTTAAGTAATCTTTAATCATTTCAGATTCAACTAATTCTCTAAAAGCTGGATGATAAGGTCCATCAAGTATAGCTTTCCCAAGTTGTATATCATCTGTTGCTTGAAGCCCTACTCTAATTACATTTATATTATTAACATAAAATAAAGCTAAAAGTTTTTTTACTATTTGTACACTTTCTTCTAGTGTAAATGGACTATATTGTTTTGCATTTAATAAATTTTCAAGACCTGTCTCTTTTACTACTAAAGTAGGATATATCCTTACACAATCCGGTTTCATTTCTATAAACTTTCTTGCTGTTTCTATACATTTTCTTTCTGCATCTGATGGAAGTCCTACCATCATTTGAAGTCCTAATTGAATTCCGTATTCTTTTATTAGCTTTGCACTCTTAAATACTTCTTCTGCATGATGTCCTCTTATACTATCTCTAAGTACGTCTTCATCTAAAGACTGAACACCTAATTCTATTATACTTACTCTATATTCTTTTAACATAGTTAATATATCTTCATCTATACAATCTGGTCTAGTAGACATTCTTATATCGTTTACTAATCCCTTATCTACATACTCT
Coding sequences within it:
- a CDS encoding elongator complex protein 3, with protein sequence MKKRIIPIFVPHRGCPHDCIFCNQKKITGVSTDITSEDVRNIVDEYLTTIDKDASVEIAFFGGSFTAIDVDIQKSLLSVAKEYVDKGLVNDIRMSTRPDCIDEDILTMLKEYRVSIIELGVQSLDEDVLRDSIRGHHAEEVFKSAKLIKEYGIQLGLQMMVGLPSDAERKCIETARKFIEMKPDCVRIYPTLVVKETGLENLLNAKQYSPFTLEESVQIVKKLLALFYVNNINVIRVGLQATDDIQLGKAILDGPYHPAFRELVESEMIKDYLKSIVIENKVKSNMIVKTNKKNVSKIIGNKKSNANYMKSQLNIVLKTKESNIDINTLEIILDDKIEIKISMNDIYENLYKIYNL